A window of the Haloarcula rubripromontorii genome harbors these coding sequences:
- a CDS encoding glycosyltransferase family 4 protein: MRVGLTLYGSLDEQSGGFRYDRKLIEGLRAAGDTVECIQLPWRNYHRGLLDNGSRKLRRQLDVDVDIMLQDELAHPSLVHTNRTLPYPVVSIVHHLRASEPRRLAPLYRAVERRYLGTVHRVVCNSATTRRVVSDLGVDPADTVVAPPAGDRFAPEIDRAAVAERATTEPLRVVFVGNITPRKGLDTLVDGVAGADADIDLTVVGRAVDGSHVDAVRDRIRDHGLNDRVAFTGRLAEDELQRTLRSSHVLAVPSRYEGFGIVYLEGMSFGLPALATRAGGASDVVTDGETGALVDPDDSAAVARELERFATDRDRLAEMGWAARQSYEAHPDWEETVGRVRSLLSAIVQPAEGLA, encoded by the coding sequence ATGAGAGTCGGCCTGACCCTGTACGGGAGCCTCGACGAGCAGTCGGGCGGGTTTCGCTACGATAGAAAACTCATCGAGGGACTTCGAGCGGCCGGCGACACTGTCGAATGTATCCAGCTCCCCTGGCGGAACTACCACCGTGGGCTGCTCGACAACGGGTCGCGCAAGCTCCGACGACAACTGGACGTAGATGTCGACATCATGTTACAGGACGAACTCGCACACCCGTCGCTTGTTCACACGAACCGCACCCTCCCCTACCCGGTTGTCAGCATCGTCCACCATCTGCGGGCAAGCGAGCCGCGTCGACTCGCCCCGCTGTACCGCGCGGTAGAGCGTCGTTACCTCGGGACGGTCCACAGAGTTGTCTGTAACAGCGCCACCACCCGACGTGTCGTTTCGGACCTTGGCGTCGACCCCGCCGACACCGTCGTCGCACCGCCGGCCGGAGACCGATTCGCGCCGGAAATCGACCGAGCCGCGGTTGCGGAACGGGCTACTACCGAGCCGCTGCGAGTGGTTTTCGTCGGAAACATCACACCTCGAAAGGGGTTGGATACGCTCGTCGATGGCGTGGCGGGCGCTGACGCCGACATCGACCTCACCGTAGTCGGTCGGGCCGTCGACGGCAGTCACGTCGATGCAGTCCGGGACCGTATCCGAGACCACGGTCTGAATGACCGCGTAGCGTTCACGGGCCGACTGGCGGAGGACGAGCTACAGCGCACGCTCCGGTCGAGCCACGTCTTGGCGGTCCCGTCCCGGTACGAGGGGTTCGGCATCGTCTATCTGGAGGGGATGAGCTTTGGCCTCCCAGCGCTGGCCACCCGGGCTGGCGGGGCGAGCGACGTCGTAACCGACGGCGAAACGGGGGCACTCGTCGACCCGGACGACTCTGCAGCCGTCGCTCGCGAGTTGGAGCGGTTCGCCACCGACCGCGACCGCTTGGCCGAGATGGGGTGGGCCGCGAGACAGAGCTACGAGGCGCATCCGGACTGGGAAGAGACGGTCGGGCGGGTACGCAGCCTGCTGTCTGCCATCGTCCAGCCTGCGGAGGGACTAGCATGA
- a CDS encoding 6-pyruvoyl trahydropterin synthase family protein, with amino-acid sequence MYATTVRTEFVAQHYLTVPDPGPEGDPHSHHYRVELCFRGPELNEFDYIVDIDNAEAALSSLADRYQDTLLNDLPEFEGYNPSVERFARVIFERVIARVTDETVTELSVTVWEDEDAAASYDAAV; translated from the coding sequence ATGTACGCGACGACGGTCCGGACCGAGTTCGTGGCACAGCACTACCTCACTGTCCCGGACCCGGGCCCCGAAGGTGACCCGCATTCACACCACTACCGGGTCGAACTGTGTTTCCGCGGTCCCGAACTCAACGAGTTCGACTACATCGTCGATATAGACAACGCCGAGGCAGCCTTGTCGTCACTCGCTGACCGCTATCAGGACACACTGCTCAACGACCTCCCAGAGTTCGAGGGGTATAATCCCAGCGTGGAACGGTTTGCCCGTGTCATCTTCGAGCGCGTCATTGCGCGTGTCACCGACGAGACGGTCACTGAACTATCGGTCACCGTCTGGGAGGACGAGGACGCCGCTGCGAGTTACGACGCCGCCGTATGA
- a CDS encoding zinc-dependent alcohol dehydrogenase, translated as MSARTLYFTGAESVRVDEEAVPDPGPSQVRVRTELSGISPGTELLVYRGEVDSELATDETIDALGGTFSYPLQYGYAAVGRVTAIGDEVDNDWLDRRVFAFNPHESHFLAEPSSLIPTTLPPEQAVFMPNVEAAVNFVMDARPRIGARVVVFGQGPVGLLTTGLLADFPLASLVTVDPCESRRRLSEALGADRSVTPGDLGDVDADITFELSGNPPALDRAIDATGYAGQVIVGSWYGSKGVSLDLGHHFHRSHIRVRSSQVSRIDPDHADRWDKDRRLDVVRSWLRDTDLSALLTHEIDIERAGEAYQLLANRPDDAVQVVLTYN; from the coding sequence ATGTCCGCCAGAACGCTGTACTTTACCGGTGCGGAATCAGTCAGAGTCGACGAGGAGGCGGTGCCTGATCCCGGCCCATCGCAGGTCCGTGTCCGAACAGAACTCTCGGGAATCAGTCCCGGAACGGAGCTGTTGGTGTACCGCGGTGAGGTCGATTCGGAACTCGCGACCGACGAGACAATCGACGCCTTAGGTGGGACGTTCTCGTATCCACTGCAGTACGGCTACGCCGCAGTCGGCCGCGTCACCGCCATCGGTGACGAAGTCGACAACGACTGGCTCGACCGTCGTGTGTTCGCGTTTAATCCACACGAGAGCCACTTTCTCGCCGAGCCGTCGTCGCTCATTCCCACGACGTTACCCCCGGAACAGGCGGTGTTCATGCCGAACGTTGAGGCGGCCGTTAACTTCGTCATGGACGCTCGGCCGCGTATCGGCGCTCGGGTGGTCGTCTTCGGCCAGGGACCGGTCGGACTGTTGACGACTGGACTTCTGGCTGATTTTCCGTTAGCGTCACTCGTGACAGTCGACCCCTGTGAAAGCCGTCGCCGGCTCTCGGAAGCGCTCGGGGCAGACCGCTCGGTCACGCCCGGAGATCTCGGCGATGTCGACGCCGACATCACGTTCGAACTCTCGGGGAACCCGCCTGCCCTCGACAGGGCTATCGACGCCACCGGCTACGCGGGCCAGGTCATCGTCGGGTCGTGGTACGGCTCGAAAGGCGTGTCACTGGACCTCGGACACCACTTCCATCGGAGCCACATCCGCGTTCGCAGCAGCCAGGTGAGCCGTATCGACCCGGACCACGCCGACCGCTGGGACAAGGACCGCCGACTGGACGTTGTCCGGTCGTGGCTGCGCGACACCGACCTCTCGGCGCTGTTGACACACGAGATCGACATCGAGCGTGCAGGCGAGGCATATCAACTGCTGGCGAACCGGCCAGACGACGCCGTGCAAGTAGTGTTGACGTACAACTGA